Proteins from a genomic interval of Thamnophis elegans isolate rThaEle1 chromosome 2, rThaEle1.pri, whole genome shotgun sequence:
- the LOC116502659 gene encoding uncharacterized protein LOC116502659 — protein MESIEKSRSNHHRMEQMPIEETSQLKLIPGLPEPEGFSKEDEDFLSELNPEEKECLEFLIQTVNNLDKEIPEDNEWSHEKTEESLGSQDQYQHHVICSMQQQSKFEEDAPVKNGPCPAVAKSKMIKSHSEESDEVTLRRWSDLFQPRAQFPPRTANSQPTHFKKFDTIAKSGVNVQELRARFLHHLETSAPAKQPAKDTLRLLSNAQRSTRDEAMRKLGFLQRDKAFLNTRQHIPCAERPDKEATAGSTHTLKKYP, from the exons ATGGAGTCTATTGAGAAATCAAGAAGTAACCACCATAGAATGGAGCAGATGCCAATAGAAGAAACGTCACAGCTAAAG TTGATTCCGGGACTTCCGGAACCTGAAGGGTTCTCAAAAGAGGATGAAGATTTCCTTTCCGAACTGAATCCAGAGGAGAAAGAATGCTTGGAGTTCTTGATTCAGACAGTTAACAATTTGGATAAGGAAATCCCAGAAGACAATGAGTGGAGTCATGAGAAAACAGAAGAATCTCTAG GCTCTCAGGACCAATATCAGCATCACGTCATCTGCAGCATGCAGCAACAAAGTAAATTTGAGGAAGATGCCCCAGTGAAAAATGGTCCCTGCCCAGCAGTTGCTAAAAGTAAAATGATCAAGTCCCATTCAGAGGAGTCCGATGAAGTCACATTGAGGAGGTGGTCTGATCTTTTTCAGCCTCGAGCCCAATTTCCTCCTAGAACAGCCAACTCTCAACCCACCCACTTCAAGAAGTTTGACACCATAGCGAAGTCAGGGGTCAATGTTCAGGAACTCCGCGCACGTTTCCTGCACCACCTCGAGACTTCTGCTCCTGCCAAGCAACCGGCAAAGGATACCTTGAGGCTTTTGTCCAATGCGCAAAGATCTACGCGGGATGAAGCAATGCGGAAGCTGGGCTTTCTTCAGAGAGACAAAGCTTTTCTGAACACACGCCAGCATATCCCGTGTGCTGAAAGGCCAGACAAAGAGGCAACTGCAGGTTCCACCCACACACTTAAGAAGTATCCATAA